The window AATTGTTCACCTTGTTGAAGCTTTAAACAGAATTTGTTGTCCCCTAAACTGATCGAGCCATTTTTATGTTTGTACATTTGTTTTTATCCAATCATTTTTTATATATCATTTAATCctaatacatttttttaaaaaaaaaataaatcattccTAGCCTTTGATAGTAATTATACACACGCATTTGTTACCCGTATAGGAAAATGCTCATCCTTTAGAAAATAACAAATGTGTTATTTCTTTCATGTTCTTCTGGAACTGAGTATTACCTTTATGAGTGATACCCTTGTGGATTCTTTTCACTTTGATCTTAGATTACTACTGGCATGCATTTAAATCTATAACTGTGCGTGTAATATCCAGACAAAAGAAATGTaaatctcttatttttctttgatcAGTCCTCCAAGTTTCATGATAGGACTTCTATAACTTGATCCATTTTTAATGTATGTCCAGGAatgcacttttttttttttattaaaagtaaTAAAAGAGCACGGAAACGACACCTCTCCCATTTTACAGTGCTTGATCTAATTCAACTTGCATTTCTTCATCTAATCTGCAGCTACAACCAGCTAGAAACGAAGTGCAAAATTCCTGGTCCCGTAAGTTGCTTCCCCAGCCTCAAGATGGACAGTGATGAGTTAAACTTCCAGTTATTTCTTTCTGTAAGCTTCCAAATGCTTGTCTGAATTGTGCATTAGTAGTTTATGTTCAAGATTACTGTAAGATTTTTAGTCGATGGCATGTGAGCCTCCATATGACTTGACATAAAAAAAACATCTTAAGAAATTTTATGTCGCAGACTGCAAAGAAGGATGGGGACGTCCGTTGGCTCTCTTCTTAATTAATAGTCTTCTCTCAATTGCATTTAATGGTTTTCTTTCAATCTGTTTTACTGCCCCTAATTGTGCCATAATTGTGTTTAGAATTTACGAGTCAAAATTCCTGGTGCTACAGGTTGTTCTGTGGATATTTACAGTTGAATTTCTTGACCACTCTTTACTCTTTGGAAattaaaggtttttttttaaatcacatATTGTTGGTAATTCAAATTCActtttttgaattatatattttatagaaTTACAACTTATTGGAAGTTTCAAAGGTTGATTAGTTCATTTGTACTTTTCGATGTAATTAATTAGGGGTTTTGGTGGACCTTTTGAATTGTATTTGTATCACAAGTGATTTGAGTCCTCAAATATCACTTCTTTAAAGTAaacgttttctttttcttttatatatatatatatatatatatatatatatatatatggcaaTATTTCTCTTATTTAATTGTCTCTTGTCTTCCTTGATATTTTGACAATCTAGTGAAAATGCTTTTTTCCACCTTGTACACTTGTTTGCTCGTTTTTCAAATTCTACAGTTTGGCCTCTTTAACTCCAGGTTAGTAATTGGAAAGCACATTGTTGGAGCAGAACATGTAACAGGAAAGATGTTCAGCAGTGCCATAAATTGAGTTTATTTTCTTAAAACACAGACATGAATGGCTCCTTAATAGTGCAGATTGTAGAAATTTTCGAACTCATGGCTACCTTCTACTTTCTAGTAAAGAAGAATCGTGTTCTCACACTACCAATGACATTCTAAAGAGTTAGACATCCCCGTTCGACAGTAGTTCACAGTCAGATCTGACGATCAAATGAGGGTTTTCATACAAAATATTATGGAAGATCCCTTGTTCTACTTAGGAGTGATTTCACGCTGAGGAAgcagcatttatttatttatttattaagtacCTTCCATTTTGTCCCTTAGACACGGAAAAGGCACCTGTGAAATTTTGACTTAACCAAATCTAACTCACTCGTGTATTTATCTAAAATTAGGAGTGCACAGGAACTAAGCTTAGCCCAGTTTGACTGTGCACTTATTTAAActattgaacctaagttttttttattaaactaaactaatataattaataatattgTTCACAGATAAAATATTGATTAAAtacataaaatttatattatcttttatttttaacattatatatttatatatataatgttatCTTAAGATGGATAACACTGCGAGTAGAGAAATTTCTATAAGTATCTTGAGTCAGCGATATTAAAAAACGTATCTTTTTCGATTTTTTTAACTAAGATCAagggtgtatatatatatatataattaatgaattataaattatatatataaacttataaattatatagaaaattacgaattatatatatatatataaataaattatataatttaatgaataaatatattttataaattgtTGAAAGTTAACGAATTAAGCTCAGTAATGTTTATTGATTGTTGAAAGTTCAAtgaactcttataaaactaatcaTTAAACTTATTGATGAATATTCAATTTACCTATCTAAAATCTCTCATGTCTGTCACAATATTTCTCTACCTACTCGTGTCTATCAAAATAATTGAGATGAGCTTAGCTAAATCGAGtctaaaataaatcaagtcattaaaatgattgttcaaactttttttttttaacttgagctTAGTCCGTTTAcatattatcgagctctcaattcaagtttatttgattgtttaaaatttttatattttagattagttattaagtttgataatagaaatttatttgattattttgaaagtttatttatttattaagcaaATTGATAAGAATTTTATCGATGGACATGGTTCACGAATGTTtacgaatattgttcacgaacattaaccaGAACACATATATGCCCAAATGTAGATCCACTACATTAACAATCCCCTATTGTCCGTCCCATGGATATAAGTAAAGGTACATGCAAGTACATAGGCATCAGACGCATGGTAGAACACATATATGtccaaacttatttgtttagttaaacgaattattcatttaattaatcttgtatgTATTAAACGGATATAAAAAATCTCTTACCAAGCTAAACACCAAATTTATACATGAATATttaattcatttacaaccctattaaAGGGGAAAAAAACATATCACATGTAAGTGTTATTATAACATTAATTTTATTCAGTTATTCATTGTTGGAGTTTTAAATACCATACAAGCTAGTGAGCCTTTCGGAACCAAAAATCAATCATGCTATAAAAAATTCTTGCTTTGTCAATAATGTTCAGTGACTGTTCTATCGTTGATTACCCAGAAAAGAACAATATTTATTCAGTTTAACCGATCCTCAGCCACTGCTAAAtcacataaaagaataaaaggtAAATGTTTACATTAGCAAATACATTTTTTGACCCAACCCCAAAAGTAGTTTTGTGGTTGAGAAGAATCAAGATCAACTGTGCCATCACCTTCCTTTGGAGGTCTGCACAAAAGAATCAGTCATGTAAATTGATCCGCTCCAGGTGTTAATTTGTTGACATGTTGGTTGAGCCTTTGCTATAATGCTGGAGCAGCAGCTTCAAATAGAGTTGGATATTAGAACTGTTCTAGGTTTGAATTTGCTACTTTGTTGGTCGAGCCTCaggttttctttctttcttactATACTTGAGAAAGCACGGCTGCTAGCAGTGTCTTCGCTGCTGGAACCATTGCCGGAAGGTGGCCTTCTGACTTTTAAGCGTGGTGGACCGGGCTCAGAGGATGGTGAATCAGCAACTGCCTTGTTTTGATTCAGTTTCAGTTTCGGTTTCATGATGCAAAGTGATGAGGGATCACTTATGAATTTGGAGTATTCTGGTACTACCATTCCTCGAGAAGCCCTGGCTAGAGAAGTTTTGTGTTTCGTTGCATAGCCGGACGAAGTAGAATCATCTGCAATGACAAGATGCCTTCCTGTTGGGTGGAGCTTCTTCAACCGTTTTAGCCCCTGTAGGTTCAAATGTACATGCAAACCACAACTTCACGACTTCGGAATAACAAGTGAAACAATGAAAAAAACTGAATAAAAAAAGGCAAAGCAAGTTTTAACCAAAAAGAGAACAAAGGGAGTTTGAATGTGGGACAAAAGGCTACTGGGTTCACTAGAAACACATTAATTTTACATTGAAGGATGAAAAAACCCCTGTTGAACTCAGCTCATTTCATTTTCTCCCAACATCAAACAAAAAAACATTTTTTGTGTGCACGCAAAAATGTCCCTATGGAAACTTGCCAGTAACATTTTAGAATTCATCGTGCTCGGGCAAAGAACTATGGAAATGGAGGGAAGGGTTGCAGGGGAAAATCTTTCGAACACCTTATTTATGTTTACGTGTTCTTCCTCATAGGAAAAAGGGCAACAAGTATCAAAGACGACCAAGGAAGGAGCAGATTAACCTGCCGTGTTCATTGTGCTTATTTAGAAAATAGAGGAATAATGAGGCATCAAATATCAAGAAACTAGGCAAACCTGGTATCCCTGATAGCCTGTGCAAAATGTATCATTAACAGATCTTTTCTGCGATTTTATCAAAGGTCGGCGCTTGACTCTGAATATTTCAGAGTCAGAATCATCATCGTCATGGATAGCAGAATTATCCGTAGAAGTAGATTGATAATTAACTGCACACAATATAGAATCAGTGCTGCAAATTGACATAAAAGTAGCTTGATGGAATACATTTTTGATGAATATTAATTTGGCATACCCTCAACTTTTATATCACAATAAGGAGAGTATCCATCATCTTCAGCACAATAGAAAGACCTTGACCATAGGTAACAGTGGTCGCCTTGCTGATTCAGCTTTGAAACTTCATTAAATACATCATTCTCCTGTTCAAAAGATCTTGCTAGAGTTTCCAATTCCAGAATGTCTCCCCTCACAAATACTGTACGGTTGGTTTTACAACAGCAACTTCTGAGCTCGCCCTCTTGATGAAAAATGATTAGACAAGTAAATTATACTCAATAATATACTAGAGAAAATAACATCAGATTTTTCATGTCAGACCAGCATCATACCATGGCGGAAACAAATTGGATCCTCGCTGCAAATACATCTAACATGAGAAACATAGCAGTCGCGTCTGCATATGCTACACAATACATTCTCTGACTTGATGCATGTACGGGCTCCTAACTTCATCAGTGTCCATCGAGCAAAGTGCTGGAAACGCATTAAGTAAACAAAAGAAAGTTTGACACTCCGCTGGGATATGGATTCTTCAGTTGAGGGGACATGACTTTTGGTATCTGAAGCAGACAGTCTGTTGGAAAGAAATTGTGCTTCCCTGCATAGGAGCTCCTCGTGAGGAAGCAATGGCATTCGATTGAGAAGTGCATATCGTTGGCTAGCCATATTACCAAATGGAAACCAATCACCAATTGCAAAGTTCACTGCTTCACCACAGTTGAATCCTAAGATGGAAAAAATGGAGAATGAATCTGCTTTAATGATACTTAGACAATGACGTGCAGAAGAAGAATGTAAATATTAAAAGGACTCTAAAATGGAGAAAAGGAACAAACTCCTCACCGTGACTGAATCCAGCATGATAAGCTCTTGGAAAGGTGATAATGTATTCTCCAGGTTTTTGTACAGCTTTATAAACAGGAACATTGTGTTCTAGTAGAATATTTGGAGGAAACATAGTGGTCTTCCTAAGAAGTACATCAAAAGCAGCATCTTCTCTTTCACCTTGCAAAATATCAGAATCATATACATGATTCTGCACCACcttttcaaaatctggagcagcaTGGCCAGGAATACCATACCATGTTTTGGAAGCTCCACAATGGTGGTAACTAACACTGGAAGAATAAACCAGAGCACAAGGTAAGTCAATGAACTATTTGATTTAATAAGAAACAACAAAACTAGCAAAGATAGCATAATTCTGCTACCTATACAAATAATGATCTTCTGCATGCCAAGCAAACATGCTGAAAAGCATCCCAATGTAAAGCATGGGATCTGTTACACCCTGTAGTGGACCAgaaacactataaaaaaaaaacagcGAGCAGGgaggaaataaaatagaataaaagGTAGATATTTACTGGAATGGGAGTCGCAAGATGTCGCAAAATGGACTTGGATAACCGAGAAATTTTCTGGAAGTGAAAAATATAATCTTTAATAGGCTCAATTGGTTGATAAACCCAGAATTCACAAATTTATCAAAAACAGACAACTTGTTCTGTATATAGTGTTTATAATATGCCTTATTTTATGAAAAGAATCAAACAGCAGAGCAAGAAAGAGACCAGCACCTTCAAGTTCCAATTGCTCTGTCCAAGTTGATCTTTAGGGGACGATGAGAAAGCACTTCCCTCAATATCACAAGCATACTCAACCATCTCTGTCTTGCCAAATGCAATTTCATGCCAAAATTGCTCTTCAATAAACTTAGCTGGGAGACATCCAGTACAAGAAAATTTTCGAGAaaattctttgtttgccatcttCTCAAAATCCCGAAATGTATATTTTCTGAAACTCATAAACTGTCACCATGCATGCAAAATAATCAAAATTGAAGAGCACGATATGATTAGGTTACTGACCTTCCACTCATGAAGAAGGTGACCATATCATCTGCAGCCCACTCAGCAAGACGAAGAGGTTGCACCCTAGTAGTAAACTTAAACCCAGCTAGCTCTTTCATCAAGACAGCACCAGCTGGAACTGAAGCACTTAAGGGTGAAATGATCTTACATATACCTGAATAATATCAATAAATTGAAGATGAAAAATGCAATGTTTAATATATTATCAAATCAATGGAAAAAAATATTTCCTATTTGTATCAAATCCGAAGAACCAACTTAATTATATAAATGTTACAATATTAGcttacaatatgaatacaatataCAAACTAGATAGAAATGTTGCCTAAGTCCTTCTTTTGGTTCCAAGGGAAATGTAATGCCCATTAAGAACTAAAAAAATAGCTATGGAGCCTATAGTCTATTCACCAAAGAAAATTTTCAGACATAACAAATTCTACTTGTAAATTTGAAGTCTAGAATACTTGCATACGAATCAGCACATCTGTGCAAAATTAGAGAATAGTTAACATGTCAAGGCAGGCACAGTACTCATGCCAAAGAAAGGAACAACTTGTATATGACAAAAGTTATGTTTTCCAATCTACTGTGATTATAATGAGTCATACAATTAAAAACAAACGAAAAGTAGTTAGTTAGAGAAATAGAAAATAATCAATTTGTTCCAATATATACTGCCAAGGAAAATCAAAGGACTGTCAAATTATGACCAAAGTTTCAGTGTAGACACTAACAAAATTACCATATTTTGAAGCAACAGGAGAAATGCGTTGAAGATAATCAAGGGGATTCTTGAACTCCTCAACTGAAGGGCAAAAGATTGGGCATTCTGGGATTTTTTCGATCCATTGTGAGTCCACTGTTTCAAACTTTTTCACATGGCGCTTAGAAAAGGCATCCTTTGCAGATTCGCTAACATGAGAAAATACATCGACATTCCCATGAAATCTATTACCATACGATGCTGGAGTTCTTAAAGCATCACCTCCACTTCTAGACAATGAAGTGATAACATTGGTAGTTCCTCTCAACGTGTCAGATCTTCTCTGCTTCAATATTTCCAACCGATCGTTAGCTACTATAGACAAGCAAGACCTTCCTTCTACCTGTTTAAGACAGGAATacataatacaaaaatccaagCATAACCATAAAATTTTTAcctaaaatgaaaaatatttagtAGGTAAAAAACTAATCTTGACAAAAAAATTATCATCAATTAACTTTAGGAATTGAAACTTTTGAATTATGTCATTTCAAAAGTATGAAAGGGATAACAGAATAGCCATAAATCACCTTCAAAGCACATATCAAACATCAACTTTAGGAGAGAACAATCAATTGATTCGTGAAACTTCAGCACACCATTGTTAGACCTTCATTTGCCGACAAGGGTTCCACAACAAAATTTGGAAACAGAAATGTGTGTACTCGGGTAAGAGTGCAAATGCAAACTGTTATATCATAACATCCCAGTACACGGTGCCAGTAATAATTTATAAACAGGCACGGAATCAgacttgaaggagaaaaaaaaaatactggtGTTAAAAATCAATCTTGACGAAATTCCTCAAAAGTCTCAACTTTCTGTTCATGCCTATGTTCTCTAGCATCCTGAATccgtttaaaattaaaacaaagcccTCTTCCTTATTCTTAGCAATTTCATGACATCTAATTTCCGAAAACGTACAAAACCTCATGATTGCGATCCAATTCAACAAGTACAACCCACTACATGCAAGTCAGAGCCAAAATTAGAAAGTGCAAACACAATGTTGACCCTAGTTCAAACATTGTGCTAGATCCTTGGGACGAGACAACCCTTCATTATTCCCTAAGATCCGGCTCCATATTAGAAAACGATGAGTCAAATTAAACAGCAACTACACAATTAGAAAGAACCCTGCTGCTCAAACAAGAAAACTGAGTCGAGATCCCAAACAATTATTGTGCAGAGACACAAAGGAAAAGAAGGTAGGTATGCAAAACTCGCCGTCTGATTCAAAGAGGATGGGGATAAAGAAAACAAAGCGCCACCAAGATCTTCGCTTCTTACCATCTCATACTAATCTGGCGCCGGTCTAGAGTCCTTCACCGTCCGCCGGAGAAACAAATAAGCAAATGCCGAAACCCTCACGGTGCAGCGTGCGTCCGAGCAAAGCCCCTTCTCTCCGAACCGAGAGGACGGGTAGGATTTCCGATGAGGCGCGTAAGTAGAAGACCAACAGCTAGGAGGAGGAGGTTTTCCGGCGAGCGGAGGAGACGAGGCGGAGGGAAAGgccgaggagaagaagtggttaggAAATGGAGAGAGCAAGTAAAGGAGACACATATTTATAGTAAAAAATTAATACTTTCcctaaaagataattttttttaatgcttgATTAAATATGAAAACCTTAGTCGTTGTTGTTGGTTCGACCAAATCGGGTAACAGACCGGACCGGGTTCTTTCATGGTCTAATTGGATTATcgattaataaaattatcaagtTTAGTTCGCATcaataaatgaatttaaaaaatatatatgaacaGATTGTATATATAATATCGGAGTTAAATGAATGATTCCTGTTCATTCATCAATCAAAGTCCAATTTGAGTTGGTTGGACTACTCAACcttgatattattttttaaagatgAGTAAACAAAGAAAAGAAGTTAATCTAAATTTGTTGGTTTTGGTTAAGAAAAAACAAATAATCGAATGAATCGTCTTGTTTggtcaaagaaagaaaaaaatactttctttttttattcatatatatataaggagaGCTTTTACGTATTGATAAAATTATTACTGTGTGTGATATTATGGTCACGTCATGAAAATTACAATCTATATAATTCTACTCTTTTTCGGACATGTATTAATGGAAGCGTATACAGACTGttcttttttattatgaatttttatTTGGTATGTTTATTATTTGTTGATTTAGATATttcaaaacaattaatttggtcaTGAAAACAATCTTTTGATTCCTATTTTTTCCTTCAAATTTccatgttattattattattattattattattattattattattattattattggggAAGGGGATTTGTTAATTTTGGAATGAAACTTCTTTCGAGTGAAACTTGAAGTTTCATTTTCTAATATTTCCTAATGATTTTTAGTTGACTTTTGTTGACCGAGTATCCATCTAGGGCGGAATAATTTGTTTTCATATTCAATGAAATTTGA is drawn from Zingiber officinale cultivar Zhangliang chromosome 1B, Zo_v1.1, whole genome shotgun sequence and contains these coding sequences:
- the LOC122055584 gene encoding lysine-specific demethylase JMJ706-like, encoding MVEGRSCLSIVANDRLEILKQRRSDTLRGTTNVITSLSRSGGDALRTPASYGNRFHGNVDVFSHVSESAKDAFSKRHVKKFETVDSQWIEKIPECPIFCPSVEEFKNPLDYLQRISPVASKYGICKIISPLSASVPAGAVLMKELAGFKFTTRVQPLRLAEWAADDMVTFFMSGRKYTFRDFEKMANKEFSRKFSCTGCLPAKFIEEQFWHEIAFGKTEMVEYACDIEGSAFSSSPKDQLGQSNWNLKKISRLSKSILRHLATPIPGVTDPMLYIGMLFSMFAWHAEDHYLYSVSYHHCGASKTWYGIPGHAAPDFEKVVQNHVYDSDILQGEREDAAFDVLLRKTTMFPPNILLEHNVPVYKAVQKPGEYIITFPRAYHAGFSHGFNCGEAVNFAIGDWFPFGNMASQRYALLNRMPLLPHEELLCREAQFLSNRLSASDTKSHVPSTEESISQRSVKLSFVYLMRFQHFARWTLMKLGARTCIKSENVLCSICRRDCYVSHVRCICSEDPICFRHEGELRSCCCKTNRTVFVRGDILELETLARSFEQENDVFNEVSKLNQQGDHCYLWSRSFYCAEDDGYSPYCDIKVEVNYQSTSTDNSAIHDDDDSDSEIFRVKRRPLIKSQKRSVNDTFCTGYQGYQGLKRLKKLHPTGRHLVIADDSTSSGYATKHKTSLARASRGMVVPEYSKFISDPSSLCIMKPKLKLNQNKAVADSPSSEPGPPRLKVRRPPSGNGSSSEDTASSRAFSSIVRKKENLRLDQQSSKFKPRTVLISNSI